Proteins encoded together in one Heliangelus exortis chromosome 13, bHelExo1.hap1, whole genome shotgun sequence window:
- the LOC139801973 gene encoding hypoxanthine-guanine phosphoribosyltransferase-like isoform X2, with product MAHGLQHYEEDLERVFIPHGLILDRTERLARDIMQDMGSHHIVALCVLKGGYKFFADLLDHIKALNQNGDKSVLITVDFVRIKSYCDSDTEQISIVGEELSTLNGKNVLVVEDIIETGRTMKALLSKLKDNEPKMVKVVSLLVKRTDRTSGYRPDYIGFEIPDKFVVGYALDYNEYFRDLNHICILKEKAKEKYRT from the exons ATGGCTCACGGACTGCAG CATTATGAAGAAGATTTAGAAAGAGTCTTCATTCCTCATGGACTCATCCTGGACAG GACAGAACGTTTAGCTCGAGATATCATGCAAGATATGGGAAGCCATCACATTGTTGCACTCTGTGTCCTTAAAGGAGGCTATAAATTCTTTGCTGATTTGCTGGACCATATAAAAGCACTAAACCAAAATGGTGATAAATCTGTACTTATCACTGTGGATTTTGTTAGAATAAAAAGCTACTGT GATTCAGATACAGAACAAATCAGTATTGTTGGTGAGGAACTGTCTACACTAAATGGGAAG AATGTGCTAGTAGTAGAG GACATTATTGAGACTGGTAGAACAATGAAAGCACTACTTTCAAAACTAAAAGACAATGAACCAAAGATGGTAAAAGTTGTAAG CCTCCTTGTGAAAAGGACAGATCGAACTTCAGGCTACAGACCAGACT ATATAGGCTTTGAAATTCCAGATAAATTTGTGGTTGGCTATGCTCTTGATTATAACGAATACTTCAGAGATCTAAAT cacatCTGCATTCTGAAAGAGAAAGCCAAAGAGAAATATAGGACCTGA
- the LOC139801973 gene encoding hypoxanthine-guanine phosphoribosyltransferase-like isoform X1, with protein sequence MAHGLQIRDEESGYNKNLFCIPKHYEEDLERVFIPHGLILDRTERLARDIMQDMGSHHIVALCVLKGGYKFFADLLDHIKALNQNGDKSVLITVDFVRIKSYCDSDTEQISIVGEELSTLNGKNVLVVEDIIETGRTMKALLSKLKDNEPKMVKVVSLLVKRTDRTSGYRPDYIGFEIPDKFVVGYALDYNEYFRDLNHICILKEKAKEKYRT encoded by the exons ATGGCTCACGGACTGCAG ATAAGAGATGAAGAAAGCGGCTATAACAAAAATCTATTTTGCATTCCTAAGCATTATGAAGAAGATTTAGAAAGAGTCTTCATTCCTCATGGACTCATCCTGGACAG GACAGAACGTTTAGCTCGAGATATCATGCAAGATATGGGAAGCCATCACATTGTTGCACTCTGTGTCCTTAAAGGAGGCTATAAATTCTTTGCTGATTTGCTGGACCATATAAAAGCACTAAACCAAAATGGTGATAAATCTGTACTTATCACTGTGGATTTTGTTAGAATAAAAAGCTACTGT GATTCAGATACAGAACAAATCAGTATTGTTGGTGAGGAACTGTCTACACTAAATGGGAAG AATGTGCTAGTAGTAGAG GACATTATTGAGACTGGTAGAACAATGAAAGCACTACTTTCAAAACTAAAAGACAATGAACCAAAGATGGTAAAAGTTGTAAG CCTCCTTGTGAAAAGGACAGATCGAACTTCAGGCTACAGACCAGACT ATATAGGCTTTGAAATTCCAGATAAATTTGTGGTTGGCTATGCTCTTGATTATAACGAATACTTCAGAGATCTAAAT cacatCTGCATTCTGAAAGAGAAAGCCAAAGAGAAATATAGGACCTGA
- the NUDT7 gene encoding peroxisomal coenzyme A diphosphatase NUDT7, with amino-acid sequence MMASAEGEEELGRESLKEQARVRLREFDVGDKFSHVPLRKASVLLPLLLRGGQLHLLLTLRSMQLRRSPGEVCFPGGKREAIDKDEIATALREAKEEVGLQPEKVEVICRLVPGIDKMNHLVTPVVGFIEDTFQATPNPHEVSKVFVVPLEYFVKPRNYHTLPYKTPSGGSGRLHCFIYDDHEHKMSFKIWGLTAHFAVFLALVIFGKRPTFEVDYDLDNLIASSENNFMSLYTSLNERKKSNL; translated from the exons ATGATGGCGTCTGCGGAAGGcgaggaggagctgggaag aGAGAGTCTGAAGGAGCAAGCCAGGGTGCGCTTGAGGGAGTTCGATGTCGGGGACAAATTCTCCCACGTGCCGCTGCGCAAAGCCTCCGTcctgctgccgctgctgctgAGGGGCGGGCAGCTGCACCTGCTGCTCACCCTCAGGTCCATGCAG TTGAGAAGATCACCAGGAGAAGTGTGTTTTCCAGGGGGTAAAAGAGAAGCAATTGATAAAGATGAAATTGCTACTGCTCTCCGAGAAGCTAAAGAAGAGGTGGGACTCCAGCCAGAGAAGGTGGAAGTCATCTGTAGGCTTGTGCCTGGAATTGATAAA aTGAATCACTTGGTAACACCAGTTGTAGGATTTATAGAAGATACATTCCAGGCCACTCCTAATCCCCATGAAGTGAGTAAGGTTTTTGTTGTGCCACTGGAGTACTTTGTCAAGCCCAGAAATTACCACACGTTGCCTTATAAAACCCCCTCTGGTGGCTCAGGTCGGCTGCACTGCTTTATATATGATGACCATGAACATAAAATGTCATTCAAGATATGGGGACTTACTGCACACTTTGCTGTATTCCTTGCTCTTGTAATTTTTGGAAAGAGACCTACCTTTGAAGTTGACTATGATCTAGACAACTTAATTGCATCCTCTGAGAATAACTTCATGAGTTTATACACATcattaaatgaaagaaagaaaagtaatctATGA